From a single Arachis hypogaea cultivar Tifrunner chromosome 3, arahy.Tifrunner.gnm2.J5K5, whole genome shotgun sequence genomic region:
- the LOC112789600 gene encoding protein RRP6-like 3 isoform X2, which yields MINGNKMRAAFIIATVTAISIFLTAMNRRRIRNRNKKSPSSSCYLHSEPKPQSSFKRVLADNSYTPFKHLKNPNDSSNNDKASNLHPFEAAITALLKNSWPEIELTTEIVDMEMNDSYVWVNTELQVKELANVLSKERFFAVDTEQHSLRSFLGFTALVQISTQKKDYLVDTIALHDLMPILCPVFADPSICKVFHGADNDVVWLQRDFHIYVVNLFDTSKACEVLSKPQKSLAYLLETYCSVTTNKLLQREDWRQRPLSAEMVHYARTDAHYLLYIASCLIAELKQLDNENSCDEDKFHFVHEASRRSNITCLQLYTKEVEASPGDSAASSLFSRHVSGQGFTSVSNETQFQTIVKQLCGWRDLMARIHDESLKYVLSDQAIVALASQPLSSESEIYNLIAQADNNVEMGLNFFIHSPSPVVCSHLSDIHHILADKLINHDHIYSWIIQKCLGPNGTCPLSIFNYALLFNSNLKPSLAYKPSGLKNHRQISRKASRDLFVQKFSCKAPVYHNCRIFANDGRLLCYCDKKKLEWYLSRDLAKLVDKDPPAIMLLFEPKGRPEDEDNDFYIQSKRNICVGCGEGSHYLRYRIIPSCYRMHFPEHLKSHRSHDIVLLCVDCHEIAHAAAEKYKRKIASEFGIPLFVQRVVHPEQEPNVQIEEGVSPLQLRIAAMALIRHGPRMPQNRREELTEVVKRYYGGREISEEDLERALIVGMSPHERRRFEKKRGFSFRHVGKITAVSEEENPADSTTRISNGDASKFGSLDDGSCANEETSNDVDREHLMVNDDSGNPSLASDLAVDASVSPATKNGYTSSFEIVDYSEISDSATNVDGTSLSKKQPNGSDDLSYPPKDEESTQTKHNSKQSLLGHGPHGQEVVEHLMKEYGEEGIGQFCQRWRQVFVEAVNPRFLPAGWDVKHSGRRDFGEFSVYNPGRRVGATT from the exons ATAAAGCTTCAAATTTGCATCCATTTGAGGCAGCGATCACAGCATTGTTGAAAAATTCTTGGCCTGAAATTGAACTTACTACTGAGATTGTGGACATGGAAATGAATGATTCTTATGTTTGGGTCAATACAGAGCTGCAAGTAAAGGAATTGGCCAATGTGTTAAGCAAAGAGAGGTTCTTTGCTGTGGACACAGAACAACATAGCTTACGATCTTTTCTAGGTTTTACAGCATTGGTTCAG ATTTCTACCCAGAAGAAAGATTATTTGGTTGACACAATCGCGCTACATGATCTAATGCCAATTCTTTGCCCAGTTTTTGCGGATCCTTCTATTTGTAAA GTGTTCCATGGAGCTGACAATGATGTTGTCTGGCTACAAAGGGACTTCCATATATATGTTGTTAATCTATTTGATACTTCAAAG GCATGCGAGGTGCTGTCGAAGCCACAGAAATCACTTGCTTATCTACTTGAAACTTACTGCAGTGTGACAACAAATAAATTATTACAG CGTGAAGACTGGAGACAGCGCCCCCTCTCAGCAGAAATGGTGCATTATGCACGAACAGATGCACACTATTTGTTGTATATTGCAAGCTGTTTGATTGCTGAGCTCAAACAACTTGACAATG AAAACTCTTGTGACGAGGACAAATTCCATTTTGTTCACGAGGCTAGTCGGCGTTCAAACATAACGTGTTTGCAACTTTATACAAAAGAAGTTGAAGCTTCTCCTGGTGATTCTGCTGCATCATCATTATTTTCTCGTCATGTGAGTGGTCAAGGCTTCACTTCAGTTTCCAATGAAACCCAG TTTCAGACTATTGTGAAGCAACTGTGTGGATGGAGAGACCTGATG GCTCGTATTCATGATGAGAGCTTAAAATATGTACTGTCTGACCAGGCAATTGTTGCTTTGGCAAGTCAACCTTTGTCAAGTGAATCCGAAATATACAATCTCATAGCTCAGGCTGATAACAATGTGGAAATGGGTCTCAATTTTTTCATCCATTCCCCATCTCCTGTTGTTTGCAGCCACTTGAGTGATATCCATCATATTCTTGCAGACAAGTTGATTAACCATGATCACATTTATTCATGGATTATTCAGAAGTGCCTGGGTCCAAATGGGACTTGTCCACTTTCTATATTTAATTATGCTTTGCTGTTTAACAGCAACTTAAAACCTAGTTTAGCTTATAAACCCTCTGGTCTAAAGAATCATAGACAGATATCCCGGAAAGCTTCTCGAGATTTGTTTGTCCAAAAATTCTCCTGTAAGGCTCCTGTTTATCATAACTGCCGGATATTTGCTAATGATGGGAGGCTGCTTTGTTACTGTGATAAGAAGAAGCTTGAGTG GTACCTAAGTCGGGATCTCGCAAAACTTGTTGATAAGGACCCACCGGCTATAATGCTTCTATTTGAACCCAAAGGTCGCCCAGAGGATGAAGACAATGATTTCTACATTCAGAGTAAGAGAAATATATGTGTTGGATGTGGTGAAGGAAGTCACTACTTACGGTACCGAATAATCCCATCCTGTTACAGAATGCATTTTCCTGAGCATTTAAAAAGCCATCGTTCTCATGATATTGTTCTACTCTGCGTGGATTGCCACGAAATTGCCCATGCGGCTGCAGAGAAGTACAAGAGAAAAATAGCTTCTGAGTTTGGAATTCCTCTGTTCGTTCAAAGGGTCGTTCATCCTGAACAAGAGCCTAATGTACAGATTGAGGAGGGTGTATCTCCATTACAGTTACGTATAGCAGCTATGGCTCTTATACGCCATGGACCAAGAATGCCTCAAAATCGCCGTGAAGAACTGACTGAG GTTGTGAAGAGATATTATGGAGGAAGGGAAATATCTGAGGAAGATCTAGAAAGAGCTCTGATAGTTGGCATGAGTCCTCATGAGAGAAGACGGTTTGAGAAGAAGAGGGGTTTCTCTTTCAGACATGTGGGTAAAATAACAGCAGTGTCTGAAGAGGAAAACCCTGCTGATTCCACAACCAGAATTAGTAATGGGGATGCATCAAAGTTTGGTTCCCTTGATGATGGTTCATGTGCAAATGAAGAAACAAGTAATGATGTAGATAGAGAACATTTGATGGTAAACGATGATTCAGGAAACCCTTCTTTAGCTTCTGATCTTGCAGTGGATGCATCTGTCTCTCCTGCTACTAAAAATGGGTACACAAGCTCATTTGAAATTGTGGATTATAGTGAAATTAGTGACTCTGCTACAAATGTTGATGGCACTAGTCTGAGTAAAAAGCAACCAAATGGAAGTGATGACTTATCTTATCCTCCCAAGGATGAAGAATCGACTCAAActaaacataattcaaaacaaTCACTCTTAGGACATGGACCGCATGGACAAGAAGTTGTAGAACATTTAATGAAGGAATATGGGGAAGAAGGCATTGGACAATTCTGTCAACGGTGGAGACAAGTATTTGTTGAAGCTGTAAATCCACGTTTTCTTCCTGCTGGTTGGGATGTAAAACACAG CGGAAGAAGGGACTTCGGTGAGTTCAGTGTATACAATCCTGGCAGAAGAGTTGGCGCTACTACTTAG
- the LOC112789600 gene encoding protein RRP6-like 3 isoform X3, with the protein MINGNKMRAAFIIATVTAISIFLTAMNRRRIRNRNKKSPSSSCYLHSEPKPQSSFKRVLADNSYTPFKHLKNPNDSSNNDKASNLHPFEAAITALLKNSWPEIELTTEIVDMEMNDSYVWVNTELQVKELANVLSKERFFAVDTEQHSLRSFLGFTALVQISTQKKDYLVDTIALHDLMPILCPVFADPSICKVFHGADNDVVWLQRDFHIYVVNLFDTSKACEVLSKPQKSLAYLLETYCSVTTNKLLQREDWRQRPLSAEMVHYARTDAHYLLYIASCLIAELKQLDNENSCDEDKFHFVHEASRRSNITCLQLYTKEVEASPGDSAASSLFSRHVSGQGFTSVSNETQFQTIVKQLCGWRDLMARIHDESLKYVLSDQAIVALASQPLSSESEIYNLIAQADNNVEMGLNFFIHSPSPVVCSHLSDIHHILADKLINHDHIYSWIIQKCLGPNGTCPLSIFNYALLFNSNLKPSLAYKPSGLKNHRQISRKASRDLFVQKFSCKAPVYHNCRIFANDGRLLCYCDKKKLEWYLSRDLAKLVDKDPPAIMLLFEPKGRPEDEDNDFYIQSKRNICVGCGEGSHYLRYRIIPSCYRMHFPEHLKSHRSHDIVLLCVDCHEIAHAAAEKYKRKIASEFGIPLFVQRVVHPEQEPNVQIEEGVSPLQLRIAAMALIRHGPRMPQNRREELTEFVLQVVKRYYGGREISEEDLERALIVGMSPHERRRFEKKRGFSFRHVGKITAVSEEENPADSTTRISNGDASKFGSLDDGSCANEETSNDVDREHLMVNDDSGNPSLASDLAVDASVSPATKNGYTSSFEIVDYSEISDSATNVDGTSLSKKQPNGSDDLSYPPKDEESTQTKHNSKQSLLGHGPHGQEVVEHLMKEYGEEGIGQFCQRWRQVFVEAVNPRFLPAGWDVKHRL; encoded by the exons ATAAAGCTTCAAATTTGCATCCATTTGAGGCAGCGATCACAGCATTGTTGAAAAATTCTTGGCCTGAAATTGAACTTACTACTGAGATTGTGGACATGGAAATGAATGATTCTTATGTTTGGGTCAATACAGAGCTGCAAGTAAAGGAATTGGCCAATGTGTTAAGCAAAGAGAGGTTCTTTGCTGTGGACACAGAACAACATAGCTTACGATCTTTTCTAGGTTTTACAGCATTGGTTCAG ATTTCTACCCAGAAGAAAGATTATTTGGTTGACACAATCGCGCTACATGATCTAATGCCAATTCTTTGCCCAGTTTTTGCGGATCCTTCTATTTGTAAA GTGTTCCATGGAGCTGACAATGATGTTGTCTGGCTACAAAGGGACTTCCATATATATGTTGTTAATCTATTTGATACTTCAAAG GCATGCGAGGTGCTGTCGAAGCCACAGAAATCACTTGCTTATCTACTTGAAACTTACTGCAGTGTGACAACAAATAAATTATTACAG CGTGAAGACTGGAGACAGCGCCCCCTCTCAGCAGAAATGGTGCATTATGCACGAACAGATGCACACTATTTGTTGTATATTGCAAGCTGTTTGATTGCTGAGCTCAAACAACTTGACAATG AAAACTCTTGTGACGAGGACAAATTCCATTTTGTTCACGAGGCTAGTCGGCGTTCAAACATAACGTGTTTGCAACTTTATACAAAAGAAGTTGAAGCTTCTCCTGGTGATTCTGCTGCATCATCATTATTTTCTCGTCATGTGAGTGGTCAAGGCTTCACTTCAGTTTCCAATGAAACCCAG TTTCAGACTATTGTGAAGCAACTGTGTGGATGGAGAGACCTGATG GCTCGTATTCATGATGAGAGCTTAAAATATGTACTGTCTGACCAGGCAATTGTTGCTTTGGCAAGTCAACCTTTGTCAAGTGAATCCGAAATATACAATCTCATAGCTCAGGCTGATAACAATGTGGAAATGGGTCTCAATTTTTTCATCCATTCCCCATCTCCTGTTGTTTGCAGCCACTTGAGTGATATCCATCATATTCTTGCAGACAAGTTGATTAACCATGATCACATTTATTCATGGATTATTCAGAAGTGCCTGGGTCCAAATGGGACTTGTCCACTTTCTATATTTAATTATGCTTTGCTGTTTAACAGCAACTTAAAACCTAGTTTAGCTTATAAACCCTCTGGTCTAAAGAATCATAGACAGATATCCCGGAAAGCTTCTCGAGATTTGTTTGTCCAAAAATTCTCCTGTAAGGCTCCTGTTTATCATAACTGCCGGATATTTGCTAATGATGGGAGGCTGCTTTGTTACTGTGATAAGAAGAAGCTTGAGTG GTACCTAAGTCGGGATCTCGCAAAACTTGTTGATAAGGACCCACCGGCTATAATGCTTCTATTTGAACCCAAAGGTCGCCCAGAGGATGAAGACAATGATTTCTACATTCAGAGTAAGAGAAATATATGTGTTGGATGTGGTGAAGGAAGTCACTACTTACGGTACCGAATAATCCCATCCTGTTACAGAATGCATTTTCCTGAGCATTTAAAAAGCCATCGTTCTCATGATATTGTTCTACTCTGCGTGGATTGCCACGAAATTGCCCATGCGGCTGCAGAGAAGTACAAGAGAAAAATAGCTTCTGAGTTTGGAATTCCTCTGTTCGTTCAAAGGGTCGTTCATCCTGAACAAGAGCCTAATGTACAGATTGAGGAGGGTGTATCTCCATTACAGTTACGTATAGCAGCTATGGCTCTTATACGCCATGGACCAAGAATGCCTCAAAATCGCCGTGAAGAACTGACTGAG TTTGTTTTGCAGGTTGTGAAGAGATATTATGGAGGAAGGGAAATATCTGAGGAAGATCTAGAAAGAGCTCTGATAGTTGGCATGAGTCCTCATGAGAGAAGACGGTTTGAGAAGAAGAGGGGTTTCTCTTTCAGACATGTGGGTAAAATAACAGCAGTGTCTGAAGAGGAAAACCCTGCTGATTCCACAACCAGAATTAGTAATGGGGATGCATCAAAGTTTGGTTCCCTTGATGATGGTTCATGTGCAAATGAAGAAACAAGTAATGATGTAGATAGAGAACATTTGATGGTAAACGATGATTCAGGAAACCCTTCTTTAGCTTCTGATCTTGCAGTGGATGCATCTGTCTCTCCTGCTACTAAAAATGGGTACACAAGCTCATTTGAAATTGTGGATTATAGTGAAATTAGTGACTCTGCTACAAATGTTGATGGCACTAGTCTGAGTAAAAAGCAACCAAATGGAAGTGATGACTTATCTTATCCTCCCAAGGATGAAGAATCGACTCAAActaaacataattcaaaacaaTCACTCTTAGGACATGGACCGCATGGACAAGAAGTTGTAGAACATTTAATGAAGGAATATGGGGAAGAAGGCATTGGACAATTCTGTCAACGGTGGAGACAAGTATTTGTTGAAGCTGTAAATCCACGTTTTCTTCCTGCTGGTTGGGATGTAAAACACAG GCTCTGA
- the LOC112789600 gene encoding protein RRP6-like 3 isoform X1: MINGNKMRAAFIIATVTAISIFLTAMNRRRIRNRNKKSPSSSCYLHSEPKPQSSFKRVLADNSYTPFKHLKNPNDSSNNDKASNLHPFEAAITALLKNSWPEIELTTEIVDMEMNDSYVWVNTELQVKELANVLSKERFFAVDTEQHSLRSFLGFTALVQISTQKKDYLVDTIALHDLMPILCPVFADPSICKVFHGADNDVVWLQRDFHIYVVNLFDTSKACEVLSKPQKSLAYLLETYCSVTTNKLLQREDWRQRPLSAEMVHYARTDAHYLLYIASCLIAELKQLDNENSCDEDKFHFVHEASRRSNITCLQLYTKEVEASPGDSAASSLFSRHVSGQGFTSVSNETQFQTIVKQLCGWRDLMARIHDESLKYVLSDQAIVALASQPLSSESEIYNLIAQADNNVEMGLNFFIHSPSPVVCSHLSDIHHILADKLINHDHIYSWIIQKCLGPNGTCPLSIFNYALLFNSNLKPSLAYKPSGLKNHRQISRKASRDLFVQKFSCKAPVYHNCRIFANDGRLLCYCDKKKLEWYLSRDLAKLVDKDPPAIMLLFEPKGRPEDEDNDFYIQSKRNICVGCGEGSHYLRYRIIPSCYRMHFPEHLKSHRSHDIVLLCVDCHEIAHAAAEKYKRKIASEFGIPLFVQRVVHPEQEPNVQIEEGVSPLQLRIAAMALIRHGPRMPQNRREELTEFVLQVVKRYYGGREISEEDLERALIVGMSPHERRRFEKKRGFSFRHVGKITAVSEEENPADSTTRISNGDASKFGSLDDGSCANEETSNDVDREHLMVNDDSGNPSLASDLAVDASVSPATKNGYTSSFEIVDYSEISDSATNVDGTSLSKKQPNGSDDLSYPPKDEESTQTKHNSKQSLLGHGPHGQEVVEHLMKEYGEEGIGQFCQRWRQVFVEAVNPRFLPAGWDVKHSGRRDFGEFSVYNPGRRVGATT, translated from the exons ATAAAGCTTCAAATTTGCATCCATTTGAGGCAGCGATCACAGCATTGTTGAAAAATTCTTGGCCTGAAATTGAACTTACTACTGAGATTGTGGACATGGAAATGAATGATTCTTATGTTTGGGTCAATACAGAGCTGCAAGTAAAGGAATTGGCCAATGTGTTAAGCAAAGAGAGGTTCTTTGCTGTGGACACAGAACAACATAGCTTACGATCTTTTCTAGGTTTTACAGCATTGGTTCAG ATTTCTACCCAGAAGAAAGATTATTTGGTTGACACAATCGCGCTACATGATCTAATGCCAATTCTTTGCCCAGTTTTTGCGGATCCTTCTATTTGTAAA GTGTTCCATGGAGCTGACAATGATGTTGTCTGGCTACAAAGGGACTTCCATATATATGTTGTTAATCTATTTGATACTTCAAAG GCATGCGAGGTGCTGTCGAAGCCACAGAAATCACTTGCTTATCTACTTGAAACTTACTGCAGTGTGACAACAAATAAATTATTACAG CGTGAAGACTGGAGACAGCGCCCCCTCTCAGCAGAAATGGTGCATTATGCACGAACAGATGCACACTATTTGTTGTATATTGCAAGCTGTTTGATTGCTGAGCTCAAACAACTTGACAATG AAAACTCTTGTGACGAGGACAAATTCCATTTTGTTCACGAGGCTAGTCGGCGTTCAAACATAACGTGTTTGCAACTTTATACAAAAGAAGTTGAAGCTTCTCCTGGTGATTCTGCTGCATCATCATTATTTTCTCGTCATGTGAGTGGTCAAGGCTTCACTTCAGTTTCCAATGAAACCCAG TTTCAGACTATTGTGAAGCAACTGTGTGGATGGAGAGACCTGATG GCTCGTATTCATGATGAGAGCTTAAAATATGTACTGTCTGACCAGGCAATTGTTGCTTTGGCAAGTCAACCTTTGTCAAGTGAATCCGAAATATACAATCTCATAGCTCAGGCTGATAACAATGTGGAAATGGGTCTCAATTTTTTCATCCATTCCCCATCTCCTGTTGTTTGCAGCCACTTGAGTGATATCCATCATATTCTTGCAGACAAGTTGATTAACCATGATCACATTTATTCATGGATTATTCAGAAGTGCCTGGGTCCAAATGGGACTTGTCCACTTTCTATATTTAATTATGCTTTGCTGTTTAACAGCAACTTAAAACCTAGTTTAGCTTATAAACCCTCTGGTCTAAAGAATCATAGACAGATATCCCGGAAAGCTTCTCGAGATTTGTTTGTCCAAAAATTCTCCTGTAAGGCTCCTGTTTATCATAACTGCCGGATATTTGCTAATGATGGGAGGCTGCTTTGTTACTGTGATAAGAAGAAGCTTGAGTG GTACCTAAGTCGGGATCTCGCAAAACTTGTTGATAAGGACCCACCGGCTATAATGCTTCTATTTGAACCCAAAGGTCGCCCAGAGGATGAAGACAATGATTTCTACATTCAGAGTAAGAGAAATATATGTGTTGGATGTGGTGAAGGAAGTCACTACTTACGGTACCGAATAATCCCATCCTGTTACAGAATGCATTTTCCTGAGCATTTAAAAAGCCATCGTTCTCATGATATTGTTCTACTCTGCGTGGATTGCCACGAAATTGCCCATGCGGCTGCAGAGAAGTACAAGAGAAAAATAGCTTCTGAGTTTGGAATTCCTCTGTTCGTTCAAAGGGTCGTTCATCCTGAACAAGAGCCTAATGTACAGATTGAGGAGGGTGTATCTCCATTACAGTTACGTATAGCAGCTATGGCTCTTATACGCCATGGACCAAGAATGCCTCAAAATCGCCGTGAAGAACTGACTGAG TTTGTTTTGCAGGTTGTGAAGAGATATTATGGAGGAAGGGAAATATCTGAGGAAGATCTAGAAAGAGCTCTGATAGTTGGCATGAGTCCTCATGAGAGAAGACGGTTTGAGAAGAAGAGGGGTTTCTCTTTCAGACATGTGGGTAAAATAACAGCAGTGTCTGAAGAGGAAAACCCTGCTGATTCCACAACCAGAATTAGTAATGGGGATGCATCAAAGTTTGGTTCCCTTGATGATGGTTCATGTGCAAATGAAGAAACAAGTAATGATGTAGATAGAGAACATTTGATGGTAAACGATGATTCAGGAAACCCTTCTTTAGCTTCTGATCTTGCAGTGGATGCATCTGTCTCTCCTGCTACTAAAAATGGGTACACAAGCTCATTTGAAATTGTGGATTATAGTGAAATTAGTGACTCTGCTACAAATGTTGATGGCACTAGTCTGAGTAAAAAGCAACCAAATGGAAGTGATGACTTATCTTATCCTCCCAAGGATGAAGAATCGACTCAAActaaacataattcaaaacaaTCACTCTTAGGACATGGACCGCATGGACAAGAAGTTGTAGAACATTTAATGAAGGAATATGGGGAAGAAGGCATTGGACAATTCTGTCAACGGTGGAGACAAGTATTTGTTGAAGCTGTAAATCCACGTTTTCTTCCTGCTGGTTGGGATGTAAAACACAG CGGAAGAAGGGACTTCGGTGAGTTCAGTGTATACAATCCTGGCAGAAGAGTTGGCGCTACTACTTAG
- the LOC112789600 gene encoding protein RRP6-like 3 isoform X4, whose amino-acid sequence MINGNKMRAAFIIATVTAISIFLTAMNRRRIRNRNKKSPSSSCYLHSEPKPQSSFKRVLADNSYTPFKHLKNPNDSSNNDKASNLHPFEAAITALLKNSWPEIELTTEIVDMEMNDSYVWVNTELQVKELANVLSKERFFAVDTEQHSLRSFLGFTALVQISTQKKDYLVDTIALHDLMPILCPVFADPSICKVFHGADNDVVWLQRDFHIYVVNLFDTSKACEVLSKPQKSLAYLLETYCSVTTNKLLQREDWRQRPLSAEMVHYARTDAHYLLYIASCLIAELKQLDNENSCDEDKFHFVHEASRRSNITCLQLYTKEVEASPGDSAASSLFSRHVSGQGFTSVSNETQFQTIVKQLCGWRDLMARIHDESLKYVLSDQAIVALASQPLSSESEIYNLIAQADNNVEMGLNFFIHSPSPVVCSHLSDIHHILADKLINHDHIYSWIIQKCLGPNGTCPLSIFNYALLFNSNLKPSLAYKPSGLKNHRQISRKASRDLFVQKFSCKAPVYHNCRIFANDGRLLCYCDKKKLEWYLSRDLAKLVDKDPPAIMLLFEPKGRPEDEDNDFYIQSKRNICVGCGEGSHYLRYRIIPSCYRMHFPEHLKSHRSHDIVLLCVDCHEIAHAAAEKYKRKIASEFGIPLFVQRVVHPEQEPNVQIEEGVSPLQLRIAAMALIRHGPRMPQNRREELTEVVKRYYGGREISEEDLERALIVGMSPHERRRFEKKRGFSFRHVGKITAVSEEENPADSTTRISNGDASKFGSLDDGSCANEETSNDVDREHLMVNDDSGNPSLASDLAVDASVSPATKNGYTSSFEIVDYSEISDSATNVDGTSLSKKQPNGSDDLSYPPKDEESTQTKHNSKQSLLGHGPHGQEVVEHLMKEYGEEGIGQFCQRWRQVFVEAVNPRFLPAGWDVKHRL is encoded by the exons ATAAAGCTTCAAATTTGCATCCATTTGAGGCAGCGATCACAGCATTGTTGAAAAATTCTTGGCCTGAAATTGAACTTACTACTGAGATTGTGGACATGGAAATGAATGATTCTTATGTTTGGGTCAATACAGAGCTGCAAGTAAAGGAATTGGCCAATGTGTTAAGCAAAGAGAGGTTCTTTGCTGTGGACACAGAACAACATAGCTTACGATCTTTTCTAGGTTTTACAGCATTGGTTCAG ATTTCTACCCAGAAGAAAGATTATTTGGTTGACACAATCGCGCTACATGATCTAATGCCAATTCTTTGCCCAGTTTTTGCGGATCCTTCTATTTGTAAA GTGTTCCATGGAGCTGACAATGATGTTGTCTGGCTACAAAGGGACTTCCATATATATGTTGTTAATCTATTTGATACTTCAAAG GCATGCGAGGTGCTGTCGAAGCCACAGAAATCACTTGCTTATCTACTTGAAACTTACTGCAGTGTGACAACAAATAAATTATTACAG CGTGAAGACTGGAGACAGCGCCCCCTCTCAGCAGAAATGGTGCATTATGCACGAACAGATGCACACTATTTGTTGTATATTGCAAGCTGTTTGATTGCTGAGCTCAAACAACTTGACAATG AAAACTCTTGTGACGAGGACAAATTCCATTTTGTTCACGAGGCTAGTCGGCGTTCAAACATAACGTGTTTGCAACTTTATACAAAAGAAGTTGAAGCTTCTCCTGGTGATTCTGCTGCATCATCATTATTTTCTCGTCATGTGAGTGGTCAAGGCTTCACTTCAGTTTCCAATGAAACCCAG TTTCAGACTATTGTGAAGCAACTGTGTGGATGGAGAGACCTGATG GCTCGTATTCATGATGAGAGCTTAAAATATGTACTGTCTGACCAGGCAATTGTTGCTTTGGCAAGTCAACCTTTGTCAAGTGAATCCGAAATATACAATCTCATAGCTCAGGCTGATAACAATGTGGAAATGGGTCTCAATTTTTTCATCCATTCCCCATCTCCTGTTGTTTGCAGCCACTTGAGTGATATCCATCATATTCTTGCAGACAAGTTGATTAACCATGATCACATTTATTCATGGATTATTCAGAAGTGCCTGGGTCCAAATGGGACTTGTCCACTTTCTATATTTAATTATGCTTTGCTGTTTAACAGCAACTTAAAACCTAGTTTAGCTTATAAACCCTCTGGTCTAAAGAATCATAGACAGATATCCCGGAAAGCTTCTCGAGATTTGTTTGTCCAAAAATTCTCCTGTAAGGCTCCTGTTTATCATAACTGCCGGATATTTGCTAATGATGGGAGGCTGCTTTGTTACTGTGATAAGAAGAAGCTTGAGTG GTACCTAAGTCGGGATCTCGCAAAACTTGTTGATAAGGACCCACCGGCTATAATGCTTCTATTTGAACCCAAAGGTCGCCCAGAGGATGAAGACAATGATTTCTACATTCAGAGTAAGAGAAATATATGTGTTGGATGTGGTGAAGGAAGTCACTACTTACGGTACCGAATAATCCCATCCTGTTACAGAATGCATTTTCCTGAGCATTTAAAAAGCCATCGTTCTCATGATATTGTTCTACTCTGCGTGGATTGCCACGAAATTGCCCATGCGGCTGCAGAGAAGTACAAGAGAAAAATAGCTTCTGAGTTTGGAATTCCTCTGTTCGTTCAAAGGGTCGTTCATCCTGAACAAGAGCCTAATGTACAGATTGAGGAGGGTGTATCTCCATTACAGTTACGTATAGCAGCTATGGCTCTTATACGCCATGGACCAAGAATGCCTCAAAATCGCCGTGAAGAACTGACTGAG GTTGTGAAGAGATATTATGGAGGAAGGGAAATATCTGAGGAAGATCTAGAAAGAGCTCTGATAGTTGGCATGAGTCCTCATGAGAGAAGACGGTTTGAGAAGAAGAGGGGTTTCTCTTTCAGACATGTGGGTAAAATAACAGCAGTGTCTGAAGAGGAAAACCCTGCTGATTCCACAACCAGAATTAGTAATGGGGATGCATCAAAGTTTGGTTCCCTTGATGATGGTTCATGTGCAAATGAAGAAACAAGTAATGATGTAGATAGAGAACATTTGATGGTAAACGATGATTCAGGAAACCCTTCTTTAGCTTCTGATCTTGCAGTGGATGCATCTGTCTCTCCTGCTACTAAAAATGGGTACACAAGCTCATTTGAAATTGTGGATTATAGTGAAATTAGTGACTCTGCTACAAATGTTGATGGCACTAGTCTGAGTAAAAAGCAACCAAATGGAAGTGATGACTTATCTTATCCTCCCAAGGATGAAGAATCGACTCAAActaaacataattcaaaacaaTCACTCTTAGGACATGGACCGCATGGACAAGAAGTTGTAGAACATTTAATGAAGGAATATGGGGAAGAAGGCATTGGACAATTCTGTCAACGGTGGAGACAAGTATTTGTTGAAGCTGTAAATCCACGTTTTCTTCCTGCTGGTTGGGATGTAAAACACAG GCTCTGA